One genomic segment of Caldisericaceae bacterium includes these proteins:
- a CDS encoding branched-chain amino acid ABC transporter permease, with product MKKILTKNRLFLIYSLLIYGLIQLLYSFSALNNYHMQIIEIALINIILATSLNIINGFTGQFSLGHGGFMAIGAYTAGVLTTLVWKVPQMQALPKFTLFILAVILGGVLAAIVGVLLGIPTLRLRGDYLAIVTLAFQEIVKVAINAIDAVGGPRGLLGIPRLSTFTLIFLFTLVSIFIMKNIIYSTIGRAMKSIREDEVASELVGVNTTKYKVMAFSVGAFFAGIAGALLVHLLQLAHPTMFSFTSPSIAGPLSLLTMVYIGGAGSLSGSIIAAVFLTVLSELLRLGIDSVNAMHILPFTVGPEWRMVVYAVLLVVVMLYRTEGIMGQREFKMLVPEEEEKNAAGGS from the coding sequence ATGAAAAAGATTCTTACGAAAAATAGGCTTTTTTTGATTTATAGTTTGTTAATCTATGGTTTAATACAACTGCTCTATAGTTTTTCTGCGTTGAATAATTACCATATGCAAATCATTGAAATTGCTCTCATAAACATTATTCTTGCAACAAGTTTAAATATTATTAACGGTTTTACTGGGCAATTTTCTTTGGGCCATGGCGGTTTTATGGCAATTGGAGCATACACTGCAGGAGTTCTAACTACTCTTGTTTGGAAGGTTCCGCAGATGCAAGCTCTACCTAAATTTACACTTTTTATATTGGCTGTAATTTTAGGTGGAGTGCTTGCAGCAATTGTTGGTGTTTTACTTGGGATACCAACCTTGAGATTAAGGGGCGATTATCTTGCAATTGTTACACTTGCCTTTCAAGAGATTGTAAAAGTTGCAATTAACGCAATTGATGCAGTAGGTGGCCCAAGGGGGCTTTTAGGCATACCAAGACTTTCAACTTTTACGTTGATATTTTTGTTTACTTTAGTTTCAATCTTTATTATGAAAAATATTATCTATTCTACAATTGGTAGAGCAATGAAGTCTATAAGAGAGGATGAAGTTGCTTCTGAACTTGTAGGTGTGAATACAACAAAATATAAGGTAATGGCGTTTTCTGTTGGCGCTTTCTTTGCAGGTATTGCAGGGGCTCTTCTTGTCCATCTTTTACAACTTGCCCATCCTACGATGTTTTCCTTCACAAGCCCAAGTATAGCGGGGCCTTTAAGTCTTCTTACGATGGTTTATATAGGTGGCGCAGGCTCTTTGAGTGGTTCTATAATTGCTGCCGTGTTCTTGACTGTGCTTTCTGAACTCTTACGACTTGGTATAGACTCCGTAAATGCTATGCACATCTTACCGTTTACAGTAGGCCCTGAATGGAGAATGGTTGTTTATGCTGTCCTTCTCGTTGTTGTAATGTTGTATAGAACGGAAGGTATCATGGGACAGAGAGAATTTAAAATGTTGGTGCCTGAAGAGGAGGAAAAAAATGCAGCAGGTGGTTCTTAA